The Thalassophryne amazonica chromosome 8, fThaAma1.1, whole genome shotgun sequence genome includes a window with the following:
- the pthlhb gene encoding parathyroid hormone-like hormone b encodes MMCSVALLRRWSLTVFLLCSPVALNGKPADALSSRMRRSVSHAQLMHDKGHSLQEYKRRMWLQELLEEVHTADERAPSLQNRSPTQTFSGSDLYQKLPGATKNLPDRFKLEREGPNLPQETNKVVSYQDQPLKVATKRKKKVRLSRRRESEKKRRRARSAMTEVCHQD; translated from the exons aTGATGTGCTCTGTAGCTCTGCTTCGccgttggagtctgactgttttccTGCTTTGCTCCCCTGTGGCTCTTAATGGGAAGCCAGCTGATGCACTCAGCAGCAGAAT GAGGAGGTCGGTGAGCCATGCCCAGCTGATGCATGACAAAGGACACTCCTTGCAGGAGTACAAGCGCCGCATGTGGCTGCAGGAGCTGCTGGAGGAGGTGCACACGGCCGATGAGCGAGCTCCTTCTCTGCAGAACAGAAGTCCTACCCAAACCTTCAGTGGGAGCGACTTATACCAGAAGCTCCCGGGGGCCACCAAGAATCTTCCTGACAGGTTCAAGCTGGAGAGGGAGGGacccaacctgccccaggaaacCAACAAGGTCGTGTCTTATCAGGACCAGCCGCTAAAGGTGGCCaccaagaggaaaaaaaaggtgAGGCTAAGCCGCCGTAGGGAGAGCGAGAAGAAGCGACGGCGGGCTCGTTCTGCCATGACAGAGGTGTGTCACCAAGACTGA